Genomic DNA from Acuticoccus sp. MNP-M23:
GTGTGAACGAGAAGCTGGCGAGTGATCTGCTCCTGGGAATGGTCATCCGCATCATTCGAAGTGGCCTGATCGAGGAGTTCCAGGCTTGATGATAGCTGCCCCGCCGCAATTCCGGCATCGATCGACGCCTCTCGTAAGAGGTATGCGGTCGAATCAATGTGGGCATGAGCGCTGCTGATGACTTGCTTCAGCAATCGCTCTGGTCTGTAGTTCGTAGATAATTTCATGTGTAGTCTCCTTATGATTTAAAGTATGGGCTTGGTCCGGTTATGCAGCTTTTGCGTATCCGGGGTTTTTCCATTCGTCCGGACATTCCGACATACAAATATCGTATGCGTCGAAGAACTGATCCCATGCCGACGCGCTCAACAAGCACGCCATCCATGTTGATCTCGATGTCTCGATACTTTTTCCAGCTCGCATCTCGGCGATAAAACACGCCAGCGCGAGTTGCGTATTGAGTTCAGCGATCTCGGACAGTGCTTTGCATTCCATATAGTCCATCAAATTATCCTCTCGAATTTAAAATATTGCGGCGGTGAAACAATTTTCATAACAGCAACAGGATAGATATTTATAGACAAAGAGTTAAAATTAGATTAATAAATCAGAATAATAGACGTATTATCATAATTTTTATTAAAACTTACTATGATTGAACTTAACCAAATTGATGCCGCGCTCGGTCTTATAGGCCGCAGCCGCAAGGAAATCGCCGCCGCGCTAAGTATCCCGGAAGGAACGGTCTACTCTTACTTCGGTGGCAAGGCCGCAATTCCAGCCGCGCGGCTTCGAGATATCCAGGGGTGGCTTGAGCATCAGGGCGTCGAGTTCATCGAAGGCGGAGCACGGCTCCGCCGCTCCAACATCCGAGAATTCAAAGGACAAAGCGGCTTCTGGGCCTTCTACGACGACATCTACGAGACCGTGCGGGCGAGCGGCGGCTCGATCCTGATCAGCGGCGTGGATGATGCTGTCTTCCTGAAATGGCTTGGTCCCAAGGCCAAAGAACATCACGACCGCATGAGCGAATTGAACAACTTCACCATGAAGTCGATCATTCGGGAAGGCGATAAAAACGCCTCCGCGTCATACGGTGATGTCGAATATCGATGCATCGACACCGAAAGTTTTTCAGATATCCCATTTTACCTCTATGGCAACAAGACGGGGATCATCGAGTTCAAGGAAAATGACGTTTGGGTATCCGTTATCGACAGCCCCCGTATTCATGAGGCCTTCCGTAACTTTTTCTTCGCCGCCTGGAAGCGTGCGAAACCGTTCGTCGCGGAGGGCGCATGACCCAACTTCTTGTCAGAGACGCACCGTTCCCAATCGATGTACTTCCCGCCGGATTTGAAGCCGATTTAGCTTCGGCCGCCTCGGGTGATCCGACTGGGCAGCTTCTCAAATATTTGTTCCGTGGATTCGACGATGTGCTGGACGACGACGCTTATCACGTCACCGATGATGAAGCGCGGTTGATCCAGGACGTCGCCCCAGACGTCGCCGAGACTGTCGGCATGGGCGGACACATGATCGAGCTCGGCTGCGGCACCGCGTCTGCGGTCAGGGCGAAGACTGTCCCTTTGGTTAGAGAACTACGACCAACGAGTTATACCGCCAACGATCTATGGCCCGAGCACGCTGAGGCGGGGCGCGCCACAGTGGCTGATGCTTTCCCTGGCTTGAAGGTCTCGGCGCTTGCCGCTGATTTCATGAACGCGGCTCGGCCCTGGCCTGTTACTCCAGGCAGCGTGCTTTGCATTGGGGCGACGATCAGCAATCTCATCACTGACCCCACCGTCGACGAAGCGCACGACGTTTTGAGAGGCTCGTTGACTCACCTGGCCCGTCTTGCCGGCCCAGATGGTCACATGATCGTTTCATACGACACGACGCGTGACGGTTTGGCCTTGGAGCGAATATACAACACCGCTGCGCACAGCCGTTTCAGGCTGGGAATTGTGCCGATGATTGACGCGCTCTGCCGTCGCGACATTGATGCAAGGCTTTTCTCATCTCCTGCTGTTTGGTCGCCACGCAAGCAATGCCTGACCCATCTCCTGATTCCGAAAGAGCGGATAGAAGCCGATCTCGCGCGCGCCCCTTTCGTACTCGAACGTGGTCAGCCGTTGCCGCTGGGCGTTTCCTATAAATTCACACCAGAAGTTTTCGCCGCCGCTGCTGGGGCCGCAGACATCGCCTTATCGGGACGCTTTACGCGTACCGATAACAGCGCAGCATTAGAAACCCTGTCTCTTTAAAAAATGAAAGAAGCCGCCGCACGGTTAGTTGATGCGGCGGCTTCTTCGGTGATGGAGCCGGTGGCAGCGATTAAACCGCGGCCAAGCGAGGGGCGTCACCCTTGAGAGCGTGACGCCTTTGCCAAGATCTTCTTGAGTTCGTCGGCAAAGAGCTCTGCGTTATCGATCACGCGCCTGCGGTGGTCGGCAAACGCCTTGCGGTTATTCTCGGCGGCCGCGAGCGCCTCCGCGTTGGTAAAGAACGGCTCGCGGATCGGGTCGTAGAGACCGGCGAACGTTGGATCGTCGAAGAAGTTCTTTCGCCGGAGCGCGATCGGTCGTTCGCCCTTGATCGTGACCAGCGCCGTCATCGCCTCGCGCCGGAAGTGCCGCTCGATCTCGTCGGGGAGTAGCAGCGGCGCCTTCTGCACCTGCTCGTTGGCCGAGGTAGAGGTGCTGGCGCTCTGGCCGTGCGACGACTGGTCGGTCATGAAGCTGAGTGGGCCCGTCATCAGGGCCATTGGCGAGCGCGACTGCAAGAGTCCCTGGACGTGCTGGAACGCCGCCGGCTCGTTCGTGGTCGCGGTGAAATTGGTGCTGACGTTCTGCACGCGCTGCACCACTTCCGCCTCGCCGAGCTTTTTCGAGAAGAAGCCGAGTGACGTCTCGTCTGAGTTGGCGAAGCCTTCGACCACGCCGGCGTTGCCGAGGAAGGTCTCCCAGCCTTCCTTGTAGTAGCGCTTCAGCTGCGGGATGTCCTGGACGATCACCCAGAGTTTTACACCGAAGCCTGCCGCATATCCCGCGGCGTGCTCGATGATCGCCATGTGTTTGAGGCTGGCGAATTCTTCCAGCAAGAAGAGCACCGGCTTGCCGGTGGCGGGCTCGGCGTCGATCTCGTACATGCGGTTGAGGCATGCGTTGATAACAAGCCGAAGCCAACGCCCGCAGTCGTTCATCCGCTGCGGCGGCAGGCAGAGATAGAGCGTCACGCCTTTCTTGTCGGTCTTGATGCTGTCCATGTCGAAGCTCGACGTGCGCAGCACCTCGCGCATCGCGGGGCGCTCGATGAACTCCAGGCTGAGCCGTGCGGTGGAGAGGACGCTGCCGCGCTCCCGGTCACCCATGTCGAGCACCATGGAGGCCGCGGCCGAGATGATGCCGCCGAACTCCTCCCGCCGCTTCATGAGGTAGAGAAGGTAGGTGAACGCGTCGGGATCATGCTCCGATGCGCCGTGTGCGTCCTGGTCGGCCTGGAGCTGCGCCCAGGCCCCGCGGGTGAGGAGGTCGTAGACCGTGATCAGATTGCGGTCCGGCCGTCCCGCGTAGGCGACGCACACATAGAGCAGGATGCCCTTGATGAGGCTCCGGGCGGAGTCGTCGAAGTGTGCGTGCTCCGGGTTGGTGCGCACGATCAGCGCCTCGACGATGGACGTCGCCCGGTCGATCATCTGCGGGTCGGCCGGGTCCAGGGTGTCGAGCGGATTCCAGGATGCCTTGTAGCCGTCCGGCAATTTGGTGGTGTCGTAGGGGTCGAGCACCGCCACCGTCTGGCCGAGGCCGTCGCAGTGTTTTGAGCCCATGCCCCGACGGGACGCGGTGATCTTCGCGTTCTCGCCCTTCGGGTCGATGCAGATCACAGAGCCCGGATAGAGGCAAAGGTTCGGGATGATCCGCGATGTGCCTTTACCCCCGCGGGTGCCGCCGTCAGTCACCATGTGGCGATCGTCATCGATGCCGATGTCGATCTCGTCGGTCTCCTCCAGCGCCGACACATGCGCGTCGAGCTGGCGGGATACGTTGTCGAGCCAAGCGGGGTCGAGGTTCTGAATGGCCGCCAGCGTCTGCTTCAGTTCACCGAGGCGCTGAATGACAATCAATGCGTCCGCGTGCGGAATCGGAAGGACGCCGAGCCAGATATCGCCGTCCTGATAGCGATGCGCTGCGACCTCATGAGGAAAAGCCCACCGCGCTGTCGCGGTGGGCGTCGCCTGACCGGGCGGCAGCGTGCCGCGCGGAAAGTTTGATGTGATGCTCATAGACTGAAATCGAAGCCCCTGTAGCGGCGCTTCGAAGATGCGCGGATATCGGAAAGGCGCTGCCCGTCGCCGCGCATGGAAGCCCAGCCGGCCCCCTGCGCCTCTCCGCCGCTGTCGATTCCGAGCGGCCTGTAGCGGCCTTCAACCGCTTTGTCGAACGCCGGCTTACTGCCGGCGTCCGCACCATGGATCTCTTTTGCAAAAGAGCTGATCGAGCGCATCAGAGGCCCTCCCCATAGCGTTTGCGATAGGTGCGCGCGTTCGGCAGGGTCTCATTGAAGTAGGCGTTCGCCATTGCCTGGCAGTACATGGCGAGTTGCGGGTCGAGGAACATGGAAGCGGCACAGATGCCGTTCCATTGCGCCTGAGATCGCTCCAGCCCGCCACGGGCCTCGGCCACGGGAATCTGCTCGGCAAGATCGAGGTTCTTCTCGTTGTCGGCGTGCATGATCCCGCCGTAGAAGTCACCCGCCGCACCGCCTGCAATCTTCGACGGCTTGATGTCATCGGGGCCGACCACCTGTAGTGCGACCACCGCCACGACGACCCACAGCATGATGGTCCGTCCGCGCTTGGGGCGCATCTGCGCCTGCTGCGCGAGCATGAGCTGCGGGTCGAGGAACGGCGAGCCGGCCGGCTGACTGGCACCCGCCAAGCCGAGCTTGTGCTTGGTTTGAGGTGTCTGAAGCATTCGCAAAAGCCTCCACATTGGTGTTGAGGCTCGCATCCTCTCAGCACCAAGCGCCGAGGCCGGGCGCTTTCCGGGAAAGTCGGGGTCTCAGGTCAGCGAAATCTGCAGCGGATCTTGTCTGAGCTCCTCGATCAGAACCTCGTGCAGCTTTGCTGCATCGTGCGACGGCCCTTCGCCGGATTGCGGGATCGTAGGTTCGAGTTCGCCCGAGGCAGTCATCGCGCGTCCGACGATCATCGTATGCGACCACCGCTGTTTCATGATGAGGGTGCGGTCCTCGCCCCGTTCGCCACCAATCCCAAGCCGCCGATAAAAATCGGCGATCGTGTCGTTGAAGTCGACGGCATGGCGAAGTGCCTCCTCGTCTTCGAATATGGCCGTGATCGGGCATCCGCGGCAGATGCGGTCCTGCCGACGGCCCTGCACGAAGTTCGACCGGCATCGCTTGTTCTCGTAGCAAAGCGAGATCACGCCGTAGACGGCACGCGTGACGACCTCTTCGTAGTTGAGGCGATGGGTGCTGAAGAGATCGCCGGGGCTGTGCCACCGAAAGAATGGTGGCGCAAGGAGCCTCGGACGAAGCGCCAAGGTGATCGAAATGACGCTCTTGCGGGAGACCCCGGCCTCTTTGGCAAGGCCGGTCATCGGCTCGCCGTAGGCAAAACCGCGGACAATTCTCTGGCTTGAGTCGTCCGCAATGCGGATGCCTTCGATCAGTGCCACTCGCCCCTCCGCTAAACCCCCAACTCGCGACAGGCGGAAAATCAACCGCTTAGCGCTTCGAGAGAAGCCGTTCGCGTCGAATTCGACTTACTTCGCGCTGAGCCGTCTTGGAACCATCTTGCAGCGGTTCTACCCTCTTCTTGCCTCCTGAAAAGCGCCAAGCGCGCCAACCGAAAAGCCGGGACTCCGCCCGGAATCCGGTGTGGTCAGCGCAAGGAGGCGCATCATGAAACACTATGTTGTTCTCGCGGACTGGGAAATCCGCGACTTTGAAATCTATGTCGAGCGGATCTGGCGCCCGGCAAAAGCAAAGGGAATCGCCCGCGTTCCATGGCTCGACGCCTTGACGCTGGTGTTTCTCTACGAAGCTCAAGTGTTCTGGCCGAGCGGGCGCGTCCTCGAACTCCCGCACATTCACCACATTTTCCCTGATCCAGAAAACCGGTGGATGTCCGATTTTCTTGCCGCCGACGAAAGCGGTCTTCTGCCACGCACACACTGCCGGATCATTCCGCGTCTGCGCCTGATCGCGCTTTATTGCGACATTGCCGCCGACGCACATGCGGTGCGCAGGAGTCTCCCAGCGGCTTCCCAGCAGGCGCCCGGCGGTCGCCGTCTCCTCCCGTAGGACTCCGTCCATCACCAATGAACCAGGAGGAGAACGTGATGAATGAATTGCCCCGGCTGCCCCGCGGTGGGCGGCCACGAGATAGGCAAACCAAAGCCATAGTCGAGCGGCTGGACCTCTCCGCGGGTCCAGCTTCGAACGATGAGGCGAACCGCCTCATCGATGCGATGAACCTCGGCAACTTCCAACGCCTTGCCGCCGGGGTCGGCGGCATGATCGGTCTGACGTCCTTCTTCGGCTTAAGACATGTGCTCGGCAGCGAAGGCGGCATGAGCGCGTGGATCATCCCGTTGGCCCTCGCCGTGGCACTTGCCTTAACGCTGGCCGGGGCCTGGCATGTTCTGCTTGCCACCGCTGCGAGGTCGCCCGAGAACCGGCCGAAGCACAGCTGGCTTCTTGCGTCGGGCTGCGGGCTCGTGGTCGCCCACGTGCTGACTTCGAGTCTGTTCATGGCAACGGCCATCGGCGGCGCCACGGCGCTTCAGCACCATCGATACCAGACGCTGAACGATCTCACGGCCGCAGCTTCATCCCTTGCGGAAAAGAGCGAAAGAGATCGAGCCCTTCGCGGGGAGCTGGTGCAGGCGCAAACCGCAATTGACGGGCTGATCTCTTGTGAGGTGCGCGAGGGGTGTCTGTCGGGGACGCCAGGCTCAGGCACGGTGACCCGCGGTCTGGAACAAGTCGCGCGATCTTTTCAGGCGCAGGCGCAGGAGTTCGACACCAGCCTCGCCCGCCGGCCGACCCTGCTCGCCCAGGTTCGCGAGCAGATCGAGCGGGCACGCCGTGCGAACTTGCGTGGCGACGAGGACAATTTCGGCGCCGCGATCAACGCGGCCTCCAACGGGCTTCGCGCCGCGGAAGGTCTGAATGCACAATCGCTCATGGCGGGCTTCGCCACCACGAGCCGCATTCCGCAGGTCGAACAAATTTTCAGCCGCCTGCGCAACGCGACCACCGGCGGGCTCGATCTCTCCGCGCCGGTGGAGGTAACCGCATATGAACCGCTCGATCGGTCAGCGGCGGTGATGCGCTATGCCGAGAAGGTCCCGTTCGCCTGGGGTGTCGCCATCGCGGTGGACGCGCTGCCGCTGGCGCTCCTTATCCTTCTGATCCTTTCCGTGCGCCGGCCTGGGCCCGATCTGCCGGTGATCCCGTACGACTTCGACTATGACGAACTGATCGATCACGAGGAGGAAGAAGAGAGGCCGGAATCGGCGACGCCAACCCGTCGCTCGCCAAACACACGGAGCAGTCGACGCAAATGATGTTCTTTATTTGTTCTTGACAATCTCAGCAATAAAAACTACAATTCGAAGCAAATCAGCGGGCCGCTTTCCTGGAAAGCGCCCGCTTTTTCGTTGGCGCGCCCGTACACATGACGCCTGCGATCAGTATGGAAGGAGGTGTGCGCCATGGCGGGCAAGACAACAGACAACGAGGCGATCGAGGTTCTCGACGGGCTGACGGTGCAAGCCGCGGCGCGGCGGGCCGAGTTCGATGTCGCGCGCTACGCCGCGCTGCTTGAAGGCTCAGACCTCACCGAGGCGCAGAAGGGGCAGTTTCTGGAAGCGCTCTGGTCGATCATCGTCGCCTTCGTCGACCTCGGCTTCGGCGTGCATCCGCTTCAACAGGTCGAAGACGGAAAAATTCGCAGCGATTCCGGCGATCTGGTAAAATGCGGGGTCAGAAACGCCCAAGAAAAGGAGACCGTGTAGATGAACGTCCAACTGCTTCAAACCAATACTCAATACGCCTTTGCCGTCATCTATTGCCGGGTCTCTAGCGCTAAGCAGACCACGCGCGGCGATGGTCTGTCCTCCCAGGAAACGCGCTGCCGCGAGTTCGCCCGTTACAAGGGCTATCAGGTCAAGCACGTCTTCAAAGACGACATGTCCGGCAGCATGATCGACCGACCCGGCATGCGTGAGATGCTGGCGTTCCTCGACCGCAATCGCGCCGAGCCGCATGTCGTGATCATCGACGATATCTCCAGGCTCGCTCGCGGGCTCGATGCCCACCTTCAGCTCCGCAGCGCGATCGGCGCGGCGGGTGGGGTCCTGCAGAGCCCTTCGATCGAGTTCGGCGAAGACTCCGACTCCATCCTGGTCGAGAATCTGCTCGCGTCGGTGTCGCAGCATCAGCGGCAGAAAAACGGCGAGCAGACAATCAACCGCATGCGGGCACGGACCCTGAACGGCTACTGGGTATTCCAGGCGCCCGTCGGGTATCGCTACGCCCGCACCGCGGGCCACGGCAACTTGCTGGTGCGCGATGAGCCCTGCGCGTCAATCCTCACAGAGGCTCTTGAAGGGTTCGCATCAGGCCGTTTCGAGACACAGGTGGAGGTCAAGCGCTTCCTTGAAGCGCAGCCGGACTACCCGAAAGACATGCCGGGCGGGCTGATCCGCAATCAGCGCGTCTATGAGCTTCTGACCCGTGTCGTCTACGCCGGCTACATCGATGTACGGAACTGGGACGTCTCCCTTCGACCCGGCAAGCACGAGGGGCTGATCAGCTTCGCGACTTTCGAGCGGATTCAGGCACGGCTGAAGGAGGGGGCGAAAGCGCCCGCGCGGAAGGACATCAACGCGGATTTTCCGCTGCGGGGCTTCATCCTCTGTGATGATTGCGAGCGCCCGCTGACAGCCTGCTGGTCCAAAGGAAAGACGAAACGCTACCCCTACTATCTGTGCTCGACAAAGGGCTGCGCAAGCTATCGCAAATCCATCGCCCGCGCCGATCTCGAAGGGGACTTCGAGGCGCTGCTGCACGCGTTGCGTCCGGCCGAGAATCTCGTCGCGGTGGCGCGCGCCATGTTCAAGGACGCGTGGGACGCACGGCTGGCGCAGGCCAGCCAGGCCACGGCGTCGATCAAGGCGAAGCTCGCCGATCTTGAAAAGCAGATCGATCAGTTGCTAGACCGGATTGTCGACACCGCAAACACAAGCGTCGCGAAGGCCTACGAGCAACGAATCGCCAAGCTCCAGCGAGAGCAGGCGGTGGTCGCCGAACGGCTTGCCGAAACAGCGAAGCCGCGACGTACCTTTGAGGAGTCGTTCGAACTCGCGCTATCGTTTCTCTCAAACCCTTGGAAATTATGGGCTCCCGACAGCCTGGCACTGAAGCGAACGGTGCTAAGATTGGCGTTTTCGGAGCGGATTGCCTACCGCCGCGGGGAAGGACTTCGAACACCCAAAATCGCCATGCCTTTTAAGGCATTAGAGGCGTTTTGCGGGGGTGATTGTAAGATGGCGCACCCGACAGGAATAGAACCCGCGTCCATGCTTGGCCATCTTCGCCCACAAGCGTCCACGAAAATTAGGGGTTTCCGCGCGTAGTCACCTTGCGCCGTCCGCTTTCATCCATCATCGTCCACACCTATCCGGCCCGCGTTGGGGGATAGATTGGGGGATGGGGGATATGGTGCACCGAGGCGGCGGGCGGCTCACGGTGGCGACCGTGAAGGCCGCGCGAGTGCCGGGCAAGTACCACGACGGAACCGGCTGCGGCTTGTTCCTGAAGGTGGACAAGGCCGGGCGCAAGGCGTGGGTGCAACGGATCATCGTCGCACAACGGCGACGTGAAATCGGCCTCGGCTCATGGCCGCTGGTTTCCCTCGCCGAGGCTCGCGACGCCGCGCTCGACAACAAGCGCGCGACCCGAGAAGGCATCGACCCCCTCGCCGAACGGCGCAAGGCAAAACCCGTCACCTTCGCCGAAGCGACCCGACGCGCTCATGAGGAGTTGGCGCCGACGTGGAAGAACCAGCGCGATCGCGACGCCTTCCTTGCATCACACGAGAAGTGGACCTTCCCGCGGTTCGGCGAGGCGTCCGTGCGGGACGTCACGTCGGCCGACATCCGACAGGCCATCCTCGCCGCTCGCGCGGCAACGCCGGAGATCGGCCGCAAGCTGTCCTTCCGCACGTCGGCGGTGTTCAAGTGGTGCATCGCCGAAGGGCTTCGGGACGACAACCCGGCGACGCCGCAGGCCCTCGCACTTCCTCGGATGGAGGCCGGCAAGAACCATCGGAAGGCGCTGCCCTACGCGGACGTGAAGGACTGCGTTGCCGCCGTCCATGCGTCGGGGGCACACTCCACCACGAAGCTGGCCCTGGAGTTCCTGGTGCTGACCGCGAGCCGATCCGGCGAGGTGCGCGGCGCCCGATGGGAGGAGATGGACCGCAAGGCCCGCGTCTGGACTGTTCCGCCCGAACGCATGAAGTCGAGTCGGACGCACCGCATCCCGCTTTCCGACCGTGCCATCGCCATAATCGATCTGGCCGCGGACGCGGGCAACGGCTCCGAGCTTGTGTTCCCCTCCGCCCGCGGCCTCGTCATCAGCGACATGACGCTCTCCAAGCTCATCAAGGGGCTGGGGTTCAACGCGGATGTGCACGGCTTCAGAACCAGCTTCCGCACGTGGGCGCAGGAGTGTTCCGATGCGCCGTGGGAAGTCGCCGAGGCCGCGCTGGCACACGCGGTGGGCGACAAGGTGGAGCGGGCCTATGCCCGGTCGGACTTCTTCGCCAAGCGACGGGCGCTGATGGATGGATGGGCCGCGTTCTGTGGGGGCGCATCGTGAGCCGGACGCCGGACGAGAACAGCGCCCGCATCTACGCATCTATGATCCGGCACGAGCTTACGCGCCGCGACTTCGAAAGGGCGCGCGAGAAGGCAGCCGAAGCGATCCTTCGCGGCGATCCGATGGTGCCGGAGCTGCGGGACGCAATCGCCGATGCGCTCACCGCTCCGCCTCGGAAACGAGGAGAGCGCAAAGGACTGCCTCACGAGCGCTGGTTTAGTATTGGCCTCGATTACTACCATCTTCGCGGTCAATGCGGCCTCAGTTCGAAGGATGCCTATGCTGCTATGGCGGGCCGACCAGAGTATGGGAACATAGACATAGAGGCGCTGAAGGATCGGGTGGCGGTTTTCAACAAGCGTTGGCCGGGAATACTAGAAGACCTTCACGAGCGCGAGCGCGAGCGGCTGGCGCGGCTGGAGGCTGGCGGCAGGTAACGAAATCCCGATTTGAATGCCCGTGACGAGTCGGGCGCGTCCAAGCAGGTTTGCGACTGTCCCACGGACACAAAAGGGCAGTCATGGACCATCATTCAGAGACCTTGCGACCGATCGTTGTGCCGCTGAAAGAGGCGCACAAGATGATCGGCGTCGGCCGAAGCACCTTCTACGAGCTGTTGAAGGAGCCAAAGTTTCCGCGACCCGTCGAGATCGTGCCGGGCCGCAAGAGTTTCGTGGTTTCCGAGATCGAGCAGTGGGTGGCGCAGCGCGTGGCCCGCCGCAACGCCGAGGTGGCGTGATGGTGGACAGCACGATCCGCGTTCTCGAAGACGAAGCATGCGACCGTTTCGCCGAATTCGAGAACCGCAAGACATTCGAGCGGCGCCGCACCGATCCGGCCGTGAAGCTGGAGGAGGAAGCGCGGATAGCTGCGCAGAAGCGGGCTCATGAGTTCGAGGCCGATGCGCTCTGGCGCCTATGCACCTACCGGCCGCAGGACCTCGACGAGATTCGCCGCCGCGCGGACCACATCATCGCCAACGTCCCGGATCTCGAACTTCTGGATGCCACGTTCATGGTCGCCTTCGCCAAGAGCTTGGCTACGGAGAGTGCCGAATGATGACGGCAAAGGAGGAATGCCCGGCGCCGGGTGCAGGCGGCAACTCAGCGACCGCCGCAACAGACGACTGCGCAAGCCCAGAGTCTCGATTTGGCGACCACCCCTCGGCGGCTGTCGCTGCCGTAGACGGGGCGGCCCGCTGGCTCGCGACCACGCCTCAGGACGCACTCCCTCGGCCGATCGTTCCGGCTCTGCGCAAAGACTTCGGGCTGACGGCCCAGCAGGCGTGCCAGGCGATCCGTGAGGCGCAACTGATCCGCGCGAGGGCGTTGTGATGGATGCAGTTCAGATCGAAATCGGACGGCTGAAAGATCGCCCCGACACGTGGGTCGTGGTCGACGATTACGGCCTCCTTCACCGCGAGTTCGACTGCCACGCCGATGCCGCGCTCTACGCGAGCCAGGAAGCCTTCAAACTGCGCCTGGACAGCTGGGGAGTCGAGATCCGCGGCAAAGACCGGAGGCCGAATGAGAAAGCCTCCTGACATGCGAAACGCCCCCGGACCGGCATCCGGAGGCGTCGCAGACGATATCAATGTGCGGCAAGCACCGTCTTTTTACTTCGGCGCGGCCTGCACGGCAATGGCCGGTGTTCTTGCGGAGGCGATGGAATGAGCACGTCTCCCTGCTGCACGAATTGCCGCTGGTTTGCCCCGGAGATAATTCCGGCTCACCTTGTCGGCAGGCTCACTCCCAAAAACCGGTTTGGCGAATGCCGGAAACGGGCGCCGATCTGCTTACAGGCTGCTCTCGATAGAGGCGCCGTGTGGCCGGTCGTCCTCCGAGAAAACTGGTGCGGCCACCATGAGGTGGCGCCGTGAAGCAGCCCGACATGGAAAAGGTCGAAGTCAATCGCCCCGCTACGGCGGGGCGGGCGGGTGGGCAGCCCACTGCCGCCGCGGGAAAGAGCATTGTTGGCACGCCTTGGAAGCGACAGAACCTGCTGACCATGCCTGCACGTCAGTTCCTCTACGGCCGCTTACTACAGCGCGGCAAGGTGACGGTGACGGTTGCGCCCGGCGGCGTCGGCAAGTCAGCTCTCACCGGTGCCACCGAGGCGCTGGCAATGGCGACGGGCCGCCAGCTCCTGCACGACGCTATACCGACGCCGCTGCGGGTGTGGCTGTGGAACCTCGAGGAAGACCAGGATGAGCTGAACCGCCGCCTGGAAGCCTCGTGCGTCCACTTCGGCATCAAGGGCGATGTGGACGGCCTCGTCGTGGACAACGGTTTCGACATGCCGTGCCGCATCGCCACCGCTGACCGCACCGGCGCCAAGATCGTGCGCCTCTTTACGGATCAGATTGTTGCCGAGGTGAAGCGGTTGAAGGTGGACGTC
This window encodes:
- a CDS encoding AlpA family phage regulatory protein — protein: MDHHSETLRPIVVPLKEAHKMIGVGRSTFYELLKEPKFPRPVEIVPGRKSFVVSEIEQWVAQRVARRNAEVA
- a CDS encoding recombinase family protein, which gives rise to MNVQLLQTNTQYAFAVIYCRVSSAKQTTRGDGLSSQETRCREFARYKGYQVKHVFKDDMSGSMIDRPGMREMLAFLDRNRAEPHVVIIDDISRLARGLDAHLQLRSAIGAAGGVLQSPSIEFGEDSDSILVENLLASVSQHQRQKNGEQTINRMRARTLNGYWVFQAPVGYRYARTAGHGNLLVRDEPCASILTEALEGFASGRFETQVEVKRFLEAQPDYPKDMPGGLIRNQRVYELLTRVVYAGYIDVRNWDVSLRPGKHEGLISFATFERIQARLKEGAKAPARKDINADFPLRGFILCDDCERPLTACWSKGKTKRYPYYLCSTKGCASYRKSIARADLEGDFEALLHALRPAENLVAVARAMFKDAWDARLAQASQATASIKAKLADLEKQIDQLLDRIVDTANTSVAKAYEQRIAKLQREQAVVAERLAETAKPRRTFEESFELALSFLSNPWKLWAPDSLALKRTVLRLAFSERIAYRRGEGLRTPKIAMPFKALEAFCGGDCKMAHPTGIEPASMLGHLRPQASTKIRGFRA
- a CDS encoding TetR/AcrR family transcriptional regulator, translating into MIELNQIDAALGLIGRSRKEIAAALSIPEGTVYSYFGGKAAIPAARLRDIQGWLEHQGVEFIEGGARLRRSNIREFKGQSGFWAFYDDIYETVRASGGSILISGVDDAVFLKWLGPKAKEHHDRMSELNNFTMKSIIREGDKNASASYGDVEYRCIDTESFSDIPFYLYGNKTGIIEFKENDVWVSVIDSPRIHEAFRNFFFAAWKRAKPFVAEGA
- a CDS encoding type IV secretory system conjugative DNA transfer family protein, with amino-acid sequence MSITSNFPRGTLPPGQATPTATARWAFPHEVAAHRYQDGDIWLGVLPIPHADALIVIQRLGELKQTLAAIQNLDPAWLDNVSRQLDAHVSALEETDEIDIGIDDDRHMVTDGGTRGGKGTSRIIPNLCLYPGSVICIDPKGENAKITASRRGMGSKHCDGLGQTVAVLDPYDTTKLPDGYKASWNPLDTLDPADPQMIDRATSIVEALIVRTNPEHAHFDDSARSLIKGILLYVCVAYAGRPDRNLITVYDLLTRGAWAQLQADQDAHGASEHDPDAFTYLLYLMKRREEFGGIISAAASMVLDMGDRERGSVLSTARLSLEFIERPAMREVLRTSSFDMDSIKTDKKGVTLYLCLPPQRMNDCGRWLRLVINACLNRMYEIDAEPATGKPVLFLLEEFASLKHMAIIEHAAGYAAGFGVKLWVIVQDIPQLKRYYKEGWETFLGNAGVVEGFANSDETSLGFFSKKLGEAEVVQRVQNVSTNFTATTNEPAAFQHVQGLLQSRSPMALMTGPLSFMTDQSSHGQSASTSTSANEQVQKAPLLLPDEIERHFRREAMTALVTIKGERPIALRRKNFFDDPTFAGLYDPIREPFFTNAEALAAAENNRKAFADHRRRVIDNAELFADELKKILAKASRSQG
- a CDS encoding integrase arm-type DNA-binding domain-containing protein — its product is MATVKAARVPGKYHDGTGCGLFLKVDKAGRKAWVQRIIVAQRRREIGLGSWPLVSLAEARDAALDNKRATREGIDPLAERRKAKPVTFAEATRRAHEELAPTWKNQRDRDAFLASHEKWTFPRFGEASVRDVTSADIRQAILAARAATPEIGRKLSFRTSAVFKWCIAEGLRDDNPATPQALALPRMEAGKNHRKALPYADVKDCVAAVHASGAHSTTKLALEFLVLTASRSGEVRGARWEEMDRKARVWTVPPERMKSSRTHRIPLSDRAIAIIDLAADAGNGSELVFPSARGLVISDMTLSKLIKGLGFNADVHGFRTSFRTWAQECSDAPWEVAEAALAHAVGDKVERAYARSDFFAKRRALMDGWAAFCGGAS
- a CDS encoding L-histidine N(alpha)-methyltransferase — protein: MTQLLVRDAPFPIDVLPAGFEADLASAASGDPTGQLLKYLFRGFDDVLDDDAYHVTDDEARLIQDVAPDVAETVGMGGHMIELGCGTASAVRAKTVPLVRELRPTSYTANDLWPEHAEAGRATVADAFPGLKVSALAADFMNAARPWPVTPGSVLCIGATISNLITDPTVDEAHDVLRGSLTHLARLAGPDGHMIVSYDTTRDGLALERIYNTAAHSRFRLGIVPMIDALCRRDIDARLFSSPAVWSPRKQCLTHLLIPKERIEADLARAPFVLERGQPLPLGVSYKFTPEVFAAAAGAADIALSGRFTRTDNSAALETLSL